CAGCGCCGTTTCGCTGCAAATGAAGAAACTGTCGGATGCGACCGGCATCAAGCTGTTCGAGAAGAATGGCAGAAACCTCACGCTCACAAGGGCGGGAAGCGACTTTGCCCAGGCCGTGATGGTATCGCTCGGCCAGATCGAAACCGCGACGAGGGCGGCCAAGGACGGCGGCAGCTCTGGGCAGCTGGATGCGCTGACCGTGTCAGTTCCAACCGCGCTTGGTGTCGCATGGCTCAGCGCAACCACCGTGGAATTTGCGGAAATGCGCGGAATTCCCAACCTGACCATAAAAGAGGCAGTCGCGGCGATCGATGTCGACTGGGACACATGCGATATTGCCGTGGTTTATGACAATCCGCCGTTCGCCGGTTACTATTGGCGCTCCTTGAGTGAAGTGCGGCTAAGGACGGTTTGTTCGCCGATCCTGTTCCCAAGGCTCGACCTTCAGCACCGGGAGCGAAAACTGAACGGCCTCACGCTGCTCCATGAGGACGATGGAAGGGAATGGACAAACTGGGCGATCGCCGCCCGCGTCAGCCTCGAGGGCAGTGCACGGGTTCGCGTGACCTCCGTCGCCCAGGCCATTGCCTCTGCCGTTCAGGGGCGTGGCATGGCACTGGTCTCGGACGTTCTGACCCGAACCTATTTGGCGGAAGGACGGCTTATTCAGCCCTTCGCAACGTCCATCAATGCAGGTCGCGCCTATTACATCCTCTGTCGGGAAGAGCGCTCCCGAGAGCCAGTGCTAGAGTCTTTCGTCGACCATATCATCGATCAACTGCGCTCACGCTAAAGACAGCGGAGCAGAGCCCGTCCCATAGCTTGTGAAGATTGGTAGCACCCCGACAGTAGCGCACGTCGGCAAGGAAGCGATAGCACCCGCGCCGGATGATCCGCAATGAGAATAACGGCTAATTTAGTCGGCATCGGCGGTCACCCTCACGACCGGGAAAGCTGCTTCCACGGCTGTGGTGACGGTGCGCACGCAGAGGCAGAATCTAATCGAGATCTCCTTTCAGTGAAAGACGACCACATAGATCCCGACAGCCTTTCGTCGCACCAATAGCCAGCTAGGCAACCAGAAGATAAAAAGAAGCCCGGGGCCTCGTATTCCCCGGGCTTAAGGGCCGCACCCCCAGGCGTGTTCGCCCTGTCTATTCGTTGATCAGGCGCTTTAGAAGCTCTACTTCATGGCTGAGCTTGGTATCGGAGGCGATCAAGTCCTCGATCTTGCGCACGGCGTGCAGCACAGTTGTGTGGTCACGTCCGCCGAAGCGCCGGCCGATTTCCGGGAAGGAGCGCGGAGTCAGCGTCTTTGACAGATACATGGCGATCTGGCGCGGCATCACCACAACACGCGTGCGCCGGCTCGATACCAGCTCCTGGCGCGAGACGTTGTAATGCTTGG
This portion of the Rhizobium sp. ARZ01 genome encodes:
- a CDS encoding LysR substrate-binding domain-containing protein; this translates as MARTLAFLHYLPAFEAVSRHESVRGAAEELNLSPSAVSLQMKKLSDATGIKLFEKNGRNLTLTRAGSDFAQAVMVSLGQIETATRAAKDGGSSGQLDALTVSVPTALGVAWLSATTVEFAEMRGIPNLTIKEAVAAIDVDWDTCDIAVVYDNPPFAGYYWRSLSEVRLRTVCSPILFPRLDLQHRERKLNGLTLLHEDDGREWTNWAIAARVSLEGSARVRVTSVAQAIASAVQGRGMALVSDVLTRTYLAEGRLIQPFATSINAGRAYYILCREERSREPVLESFVDHIIDQLRSR